The Opitutus sp. ER46 genome contains a region encoding:
- a CDS encoding proton-conducting transporter membrane subunit has translation MSLGPLLFAAALGQLAAILASRRVPRLWLGLTVASAAAALLACGTVLFTGAEWDWRGGLPLGGHVLHLRMDALSALFGVLLAIVETAGAIYAREYWADRAHPQSGASGRMWWSTLVLALGVVITVSNGLHFLMGWELFAVSAFFLVTLNRQNPEVRAAGALYLNASHVATLSLFAFFALLASHTGSWDLGPMRDRPELAPLFWLALFGFGLKAGAFPLHIWLPSAHANAPSHVSAMLSGFTIKIGIYGLLRFSGWLPQPAGAGWAIAALGLASAVLGVAFALGQHDLKRLLAYHSVENIGIILIGLGFGLIALQQGDPTLARWGRLAVAGALLHVWNHGLFKSLLFLGAGSVLHATGTREMSRLGGLWRTMPWTASLFALGAVAISGLPPLNGFVSEWLIYLGLFDGAIAHGPAAWATIPGAILLGVTGALALACFVKVCAVVFLGAPRTSAATHAHECGARMRGPMIVLAAGCLVIGLAPLLFWPALDHAITAWQPGAVSAAAPSSLFTLGWAQTAVAVLALAASVVLWRRLRQPAPRALTWDCGYAEPTARMQYTAGSFAGTITEWFAWILRPQRHVEPMTATFPARAHFEEHTPETVLTHLIEPLARVVARFASLTRRLQHGHLQSYLLYLLVGLAALGGLTMIGGAQ, from the coding sequence ATGAGCCTGGGTCCGCTGCTGTTCGCTGCCGCGCTCGGCCAGCTCGCCGCCATCCTGGCGAGCCGCCGCGTGCCACGACTGTGGCTCGGCCTCACGGTTGCCAGCGCCGCCGCCGCCCTGCTCGCCTGCGGCACCGTCCTCTTCACCGGTGCGGAATGGGATTGGCGCGGCGGGTTGCCGCTGGGGGGCCACGTCCTCCACCTGCGGATGGACGCTCTCAGCGCCCTTTTCGGGGTGCTGCTCGCGATCGTTGAAACCGCGGGCGCGATCTACGCTCGCGAATACTGGGCCGATCGCGCGCATCCGCAGTCCGGCGCCAGCGGCCGCATGTGGTGGAGCACGCTGGTGCTCGCGCTCGGCGTCGTCATCACCGTCTCCAACGGCCTGCATTTTCTCATGGGCTGGGAGCTGTTCGCCGTCTCGGCCTTCTTCCTGGTCACGCTCAACCGGCAGAACCCCGAGGTGCGCGCCGCCGGCGCTCTCTACCTCAACGCCTCGCACGTCGCGACGCTCAGCCTCTTCGCCTTCTTCGCGCTCCTCGCCTCGCACACCGGGAGCTGGGACCTCGGCCCCATGCGGGATCGGCCCGAGCTCGCCCCGCTGTTCTGGCTCGCGCTCTTCGGTTTCGGCCTGAAGGCGGGCGCCTTTCCGCTCCACATCTGGCTGCCCTCCGCCCACGCCAATGCGCCGAGCCACGTGTCAGCCATGCTCTCCGGCTTCACGATCAAGATCGGCATCTACGGGCTCCTGCGCTTCAGCGGCTGGCTGCCGCAGCCCGCCGGCGCCGGCTGGGCCATCGCCGCCCTGGGCCTCGCCAGCGCGGTCCTCGGCGTCGCGTTCGCCCTCGGGCAGCACGACCTCAAGCGGCTGCTCGCCTACCACAGCGTCGAGAACATCGGCATCATTCTCATCGGTCTCGGCTTCGGGCTCATCGCGCTCCAGCAGGGCGATCCCACACTCGCCCGGTGGGGCCGGCTCGCCGTCGCCGGCGCGCTCCTCCACGTCTGGAACCATGGCCTGTTCAAGTCCCTCCTTTTCCTCGGCGCCGGCTCCGTGCTCCACGCCACCGGCACCCGCGAAATGAGCCGCCTCGGCGGGCTCTGGCGCACGATGCCTTGGACCGCCTCGCTGTTCGCCCTCGGCGCCGTCGCCATCTCCGGGCTGCCTCCTCTCAACGGCTTCGTCAGCGAGTGGTTGATCTACCTCGGGCTCTTCGATGGCGCCATTGCCCACGGCCCGGCCGCGTGGGCCACCATCCCTGGCGCGATCCTGCTCGGCGTGACCGGCGCCCTGGCGCTCGCCTGTTTCGTCAAGGTCTGCGCGGTGGTCTTCCTCGGCGCGCCGCGCACCTCCGCCGCCACCCATGCCCACGAGTGCGGCGCCCGCATGCGCGGTCCGATGATCGTCCTGGCGGCCGGGTGCCTGGTGATCGGACTCGCCCCGCTGCTCTTCTGGCCCGCGCTCGACCACGCCATCACCGCCTGGCAGCCGGGTGCCGTCTCCGCGGCCGCACCCTCCTCGCTCTTCACGCTTGGCTGGGCCCAGACCGCCGTCGCCGTCCTGGCCCTCGCCGCCTCCGTCGTCCTCTGGCGCCGTCTCCGGCAACCGGCGCCGCGCGCACTGACGTGGGACTGCGGCTACGCCGAGCCCACTGCCCGGATGCAGTATACCGCCGGGTCCTTCGCCGGCACCATCACGGAGTGGTTCGCCTGGATCCTCCGCCCGCAGCGGCACGTGGAGCCAATGACCGCGACCTTCCCCGCGCGCGCTCACTTCGAGGAACACACGCCCGAGACGGTGCTCACCCACCTCATCGAGCCGCTCGCCCGCGTGGTCGCCCGTTTTGCCTCCCTCACGCGGCGCCTGCAACATGGCCACCTGCAATCGTATCTGCTCTATCTGCTCGTCGGTCTGGCCGCGCTCGGCGGACTGACCATGATCGGAGGTGCGCAATGA
- a CDS encoding YoaK family protein — protein sequence MLTKPVPLWIKVGGFSLALMGGCVNAIGLLCAHNRAVSHMSGTVTNLGIEIGRQNYALARHAALIVIFFFLGSVLSGIIIRQSTLKAGRRYGAALMGEAVLLVIATGLLRHRSESGLYAAGMACGLQNGMATSYSGAVIRTTHMTGIVTDLGIAIGLTARGLKADWRRMRLYLLLLAGFLIGGTLGAIGYHDFGPDTLLFPAALAGFVGIGYTVWKHFWPATVPASVSTHPHARPHVRPIRIARAAEDK from the coding sequence ATGCTCACGAAACCAGTTCCACTATGGATCAAGGTCGGCGGGTTTTCCCTGGCCCTGATGGGCGGCTGTGTGAACGCCATCGGGCTGCTCTGCGCCCACAATCGCGCGGTTTCCCACATGTCGGGCACGGTAACGAATCTCGGGATCGAAATCGGCCGCCAGAACTACGCCCTCGCCCGGCACGCGGCCCTCATCGTCATCTTCTTCTTCCTGGGTTCGGTCCTCAGCGGCATCATCATCCGCCAAAGCACGCTCAAGGCCGGCCGCCGGTACGGCGCCGCCCTCATGGGCGAAGCGGTCCTCCTCGTCATTGCCACCGGCCTCCTGCGCCACCGCTCCGAAAGCGGTCTCTATGCCGCCGGCATGGCGTGCGGACTCCAGAACGGCATGGCCACGAGCTACAGCGGCGCCGTCATCCGCACCACGCACATGACCGGCATCGTCACCGACCTCGGCATCGCGATCGGCCTCACCGCCCGCGGCCTCAAGGCCGACTGGCGCCGGATGCGGCTCTACCTTCTGCTGCTCGCCGGCTTCCTGATCGGCGGCACGCTTGGCGCCATCGGCTACCACGACTTCGGCCCGGACACGCTTCTCTTCCCCGCGGCCCTCGCCGGCTTCGTTGGCATCGGCTACACTGTCTGGAAACACTTCTGGCCCGCCACCGTGCCCGCGTCCGTTAGCACGCATCCGCACGCGCGACCGCACGTTCGCCCGATCCGGATCGCCCGCGCCGCCGAGGACAAATGA
- a CDS encoding ATP-binding protein — protein sequence MTDSASASTVPPEPPFPADACAVLLVDRDGQITGANATAAALWPGVELTGTAFVSRFQFEVTSADPDILEAQWEALVGSTLNRAVTLTLAPAGPDVRLRLEANAGRADFIATLQATGGSAPAPAGNDQAAEAVRQLAEHGAAGFFDLNFAADEVYFSPAWKKLLGYTVDELTDSLETWHELIHPDDSAAAPDTLGRKAQAGAGPRSFSVEFRMRHRTERWVWVQCTGVQLLNPAGELERVVGFHLDVSERKEIEETSLANDARLQDLSSAGPLAAFELDFTQAQFWFSPAWARLLGFAPDELKPELASFARALPPEQAADGAAAWLLARAPGQSASVEPVQLTNHEGRPVPVLLGLQRTITRKRELLRVVGFAVPLPPEASVDPTALPRALAKEAFDALAEAVVVTDPRGKILFANQTAARLLHADAAGLRGQPLGDALRLVNRLSGRPADDPVEIALAADQPPGFVASDALAGHAPTDPVLPIVWTARAMFGADAKAQGVVIVFRNPEEMTLTPEELVKANRFESLGLLAGGIAHDFNNLLTTIVGGVSLAKDSRDYSALEEADKACTTAKGLTRQLLAFAKGGAGTRVVCSAKDILSDSLKIAAAGSTAAISLDVAEAIEPVQVDRGQILQVFQNLIVNALQAMPPPPHRPRLQIRAGNVTLTEGQVPNLAPGDYVEFEVRDNGTGIPAEFLEKIFDPFFTTKKHGTGLGLATVLSIVRKHGGQIGLDTQVGVGTAFTVYLPKADKPVELQARKAPSLRFGTGRVLFMDDDPKICALTANMLQGLDYKYDLAKDGEEAITLYKRYLNIGRPYDAVIMDLTVVGGMGGEECFIALKQLDPEVRAIVASGYDSDDIAKHYMDMGFCGYLTKPYRVNDLGKVLKAVLG from the coding sequence GTGACCGATTCTGCTTCAGCGTCCACCGTTCCGCCCGAACCGCCGTTCCCCGCCGATGCCTGCGCCGTGCTGCTGGTTGATCGCGACGGGCAAATCACCGGCGCCAACGCGACGGCGGCGGCCCTCTGGCCGGGCGTCGAGCTGACCGGCACCGCTTTTGTCAGCCGCTTTCAATTCGAGGTTACTTCCGCCGATCCCGACATCCTCGAGGCGCAGTGGGAGGCGCTGGTTGGCAGCACGCTGAACCGTGCCGTCACCCTCACCCTCGCTCCCGCCGGTCCCGACGTGCGTCTGCGACTGGAGGCCAATGCCGGCCGCGCCGATTTCATCGCCACGCTCCAGGCCACCGGCGGCTCCGCGCCCGCCCCGGCAGGCAACGATCAGGCCGCCGAGGCTGTGCGCCAGCTCGCGGAGCACGGCGCCGCGGGTTTCTTCGACCTCAATTTCGCCGCCGACGAGGTGTACTTCTCCCCCGCCTGGAAAAAGCTGCTGGGCTACACTGTCGACGAGCTCACCGACTCGCTCGAGACGTGGCACGAGCTGATCCACCCGGATGACTCCGCCGCCGCGCCAGACACGCTCGGCCGCAAGGCGCAGGCCGGCGCCGGTCCGCGTTCCTTCAGCGTCGAGTTTCGCATGCGCCATCGCACCGAGCGCTGGGTGTGGGTGCAATGCACCGGCGTGCAGCTCCTCAATCCCGCGGGCGAACTCGAGCGCGTCGTGGGCTTCCACCTCGACGTCAGCGAGCGCAAGGAGATCGAGGAGACCTCCCTCGCCAACGACGCGCGGCTCCAGGACCTCAGCAGCGCCGGCCCGCTCGCCGCCTTCGAACTCGATTTCACGCAGGCGCAGTTCTGGTTCTCGCCCGCCTGGGCCCGGCTGCTCGGCTTCGCTCCCGACGAGTTGAAGCCCGAACTCGCCTCCTTCGCCCGCGCGCTGCCCCCGGAACAGGCGGCCGACGGCGCCGCCGCGTGGCTTCTGGCCCGCGCCCCGGGACAGAGCGCGTCGGTCGAGCCCGTCCAGCTTACCAACCACGAGGGCCGGCCCGTCCCGGTCCTGCTCGGGCTCCAGCGCACCATCACCCGCAAGCGCGAGCTCCTGCGCGTCGTCGGCTTCGCCGTGCCGCTGCCGCCCGAGGCCAGCGTCGACCCGACCGCCCTGCCGCGCGCGCTCGCCAAGGAAGCCTTCGACGCCCTGGCCGAAGCCGTCGTCGTCACCGACCCGCGCGGCAAGATCCTCTTCGCCAATCAGACCGCCGCCCGGCTCCTGCACGCCGACGCCGCCGGCCTGCGCGGCCAGCCCCTCGGCGATGCCCTCCGCCTCGTCAATCGCCTCAGCGGCCGCCCCGCCGACGATCCGGTGGAGATCGCACTCGCCGCCGACCAGCCGCCCGGGTTCGTGGCCAGCGATGCCCTCGCCGGCCACGCCCCAACGGATCCCGTCCTGCCCATCGTCTGGACCGCCCGCGCGATGTTCGGCGCCGACGCCAAGGCGCAGGGGGTCGTCATCGTATTCCGCAATCCGGAGGAGATGACCCTCACGCCGGAGGAACTCGTGAAGGCCAACCGCTTCGAGTCCCTCGGCCTGCTCGCGGGCGGCATCGCCCACGACTTCAACAATCTGCTCACCACGATCGTCGGCGGCGTCTCCCTCGCGAAGGACAGCCGCGACTACTCCGCCCTCGAGGAAGCCGACAAGGCCTGCACCACCGCCAAGGGTCTCACCCGGCAACTGCTCGCCTTCGCCAAGGGCGGCGCCGGCACGCGCGTCGTCTGCTCCGCGAAGGACATTCTCTCCGATTCCCTCAAGATCGCCGCCGCCGGCTCCACCGCCGCCATCAGCCTCGACGTGGCCGAGGCCATCGAACCGGTGCAGGTCGACCGCGGCCAGATTCTCCAGGTCTTCCAGAACCTCATCGTCAACGCCCTGCAGGCCATGCCGCCGCCGCCGCACCGACCCCGCCTCCAGATTCGCGCCGGCAACGTGACGCTCACCGAGGGACAGGTGCCCAATCTCGCCCCCGGGGACTACGTCGAGTTCGAGGTGCGGGACAACGGCACCGGCATCCCCGCCGAGTTCCTCGAGAAGATCTTCGACCCATTCTTCACCACCAAGAAGCACGGCACCGGCCTCGGCCTCGCCACCGTCCTGTCCATCGTCCGCAAACATGGCGGTCAGATTGGACTCGATACGCAGGTCGGCGTCGGCACCGCCTTCACCGTCTACCTGCCCAAGGCGGACAAGCCGGTGGAACTGCAGGCGCGCAAGGCTCCCTCCCTGCGCTTCGGCACCGGTCGCGTCCTGTTCATGGACGACGACCCGAAGATCTGCGCCCTTACCGCCAACATGCTTCAGGGCCTGGACTACAAGTATGACCTGGCCAAGGACGGCGAGGAGGCGATCACCCTCTACAAGCGTTACCTCAACATCGGACGGCCCTACGACGCCGTGATCATGGACCTGACCGTCGTCGGCGGCATGGGCGGCGAGGAGTGCTTCATCGCGCTGAAGCAGCTCGACCCCGAGGTACGCGCGATCGTCGCCAGTGGCTACGACAGTGACGACATCGCCAAACACTACATGGACATGGGTTTCTGCGGCTACCTAACGAAGCCGTACCGGGTGAACGATCTCGGGAAGGTCCTGAAGGCCGTGCTCGGATAA